The Phaeacidiphilus oryzae TH49 region CGGTAGAGTTCGGCGGGCGCGGCGCCGACATCCTCCGCTGGCTGGTCTTCGAGGAGGAGTACTACGCGGCCGGCGCCCCCGGCCGGGTCTCCCAGAACGGCATCAACCTCCTCGCCCCCACCCTCTTCGACCACGGCACGGACGAGCAGCGGGCGCGGGTGCTGCCCTCGATGGCGAGCGGCGAGGTGGTCTGGGCGCAGGCCTGGTCCGAGCCGGAGGCCGGCTCCGACCTGGCCTCGCTGCGCTCCACCGCCGAGCGGGCGGACGGCGGCTGGCTGCTCAGCGGCCAGAAGACCTGGTCCTCGCGGGCGGCCTTCGCCGACCGGGCGTTCGGCGTCTTCCGCAGTGAGCAGGGCACCGCCAAGCCGCACCAGGGGCTCACCTATCTGATGTTCGACCTGTGCGCGCCTGGGGTGACGGTCCGCCCGATCGGACGCCTGGACGGCAAGCCGGCCTTCGCCGAACTCTTCCTGGACCGGGTCTTCGTCCCGGACGCGGACGTGATCGGCGAGCCCGGTCAGGGCTGGCGGGTGGCGATGTCCACGGCCGGCAACGAGCGCGGGCTGACGCTGCGGTCGCCGGGGCGGTTCCTGGCGGCGGCGGAGCGGCTGCGGCGGCTGTGGGAGTCGGCCGGCTCGCCGGAGACCTGGCGCGACCGGGTCGCGGACGCGGTGGCCGGCGCGCGGGCGTACCAGCTCTTCACCTACGCCAACGCCTCCCGCTTCGCAGCCGGCGAGGCGATCGGCGCCGAGTCCAGTCTGAACAAGGTCTTCTGGTCCGAGTACGACATCCGGCTGCAGGAGACCGCCCTCGAACTGCTGGGCCCGGAGGGCGAGTTGGCCGAGGCCCCGGGAGGGTGGGCGGAGGACTACACCTTCGCGCTGGCCGGCCCGATCTACGCCGGCACCAACGAGATCCAGCGGGACATCATCGCCGAGCGGCTGCTCGGCCTGCCGAAGGGACGCCGCTGATGCGCTTCCTCCTCGACGCCGAGCAGCGGGAGTTCGGGCAGTCGGTGAACGGGCTCCTCGGCGCGGCCGGCGTGCCGGCGGCGGTCCGGGCCTGGGCGTCCGGGGACCACGGGCCCGGACGGGCGGTGTGGTCGCGGCTCGCCGGAGCGGGCGTCTTCGCGCTGGCCGTGCCGGAGGCGTACGGCGGGGTGGGGCGGCTGCCGGTGGAGGCGGTGGTGGCCTGGGTGGAGCTGGGGCGGCATGCGGTGCCGGGGCCGGTGGTGGAGACGGCGGCGGCGGCCGTACTGCTGGCGGAGCTCGCCGGGCCGGGCGGCGGGGACGAGGGCCCGGCGAAGGAGTGGCTGCCGCGGATCGCCTCCGGCGAGGCGGCGGCGACGCTGGTGGGCGAGCGGTATGCGCTGGACGCGGACGCGGCGGAACTGGTGCTTGAGGCCACTGCGGACGGGCGGCTGCTGGCCCGTCGACCCGGCTCGCTGGCGGGGCCGTTCGCCTCCCAGGACCCGGCACGGCGACTCTTCCGCCCGTCGGCGGGCGCGGGCGCGGCGAGCGCGGCGAGCGCAGGGGGCACGGCGAGCGCGACGGACGCGGCGAGCGCGGCGAGCGCAGCGGGCGCGGCGGGCGCGGCGACCGGCGCCTCGCAGCTCGCCGTCGGCCGGCGGGTCTCCGCCGCCTACCGCAGGGCCGCGCTCTGGGCCCGGCTGCTCACCGCCGCCCAGTCGCTGGGCGTGGCCCGGGCGCTGCTTGCGCAGACCGTCGCATACGTCGGGCAGCGGAGGCAGTTCGGGGTGGCGGTGGGCTCCTTCCAGGCGGTCAAGCACCGGCTGGCGGACGCGCTGATCGCGGTGGAGTTCGCCCAGCCGCTGCTGTACGCGGCGGCGCTGTCGATGGATCCGGCCGAAGTGGCCATGGCCAAGACCGCCTGCGGCGAGGCGGGGTACACGGCGGCGCGGACGGCCCTCCAGCTCCACGGCGCGATCGGCTACACCGAAGAGCTCGACCTCTCCCTCTGGCTCCGCAAGGCGCGCCCGCTGCGGGACGCCTGGGGCAGCCCGGCGGCATGCCGCGCGACGGCCCTGACCCGCCCCCCGTACTGACGGAGGCCGCTCCGTGGGCGCGAAGAAGCCGACGACCGCTCACCCCCACCCCGGTAAGGGGCGCGGGAAACGGCGCGCCCGCCCGCACCGGCGCCGCGCCCCTGGCCGCGACGGCCTCCGCACGCCGGCTCAGGCGTGGGGCGAGTGGTTGACGGGGCGTCAGGGCGGTGTCATGTTGGTGAAGTTGTTCGCACGGCGTCCATACCGAGCAGCTTCGAGCATCGGGAGAGCACCGCATGGCGTGGAGACGACGGCTGGCCGCGGTCGCGGCGGCGATCGGGATGGTGATGGCCGGAGGGTCCGCGGCACACGGCGCCGCCGGCCACCCGCGAGCAGCCGCCTCCGGCGGGACCGGCGCGGCCGCCTCCGGCGGGACCAGCGCCGCCGCGGGCGTGCTGCGGCGCACGATCGGCGCCCGCGCCGCCGCGCAGATCCACCTCTCCCTGGTGCCCGGCACCGCCGAGCGCTTCACCCTCTCCGGCCGTCCCGGCGACATCGAGGTCGCCGCGACCACCACCAGCGCCCTCACCATGGGCGCCGGCTGGTACCTCAAGTACGTCGCCCACGCGGACGTGAACATCGGCGGCCCGGCCGCCCCGCCCGTACTGCCGGCCGAACTCCCCGCCCCGGCCGCACCGATCAGCGAGTCGGCGGACGCCCGCAACCGCTTCGTCTTCAACGACACCAACGACGGATACACCGATCCGAACCTCTCCTGGTCCGGCTGGCAGCGCACGCTGGACGTCCTCGCCCTCCACGGCGTCAACGAGGTGTATGTGACGGTCGGCGCCGAGGCCGTCTACCAGCAGCTCTTCGAGGAGTTCGGCTACAGCGCGGCGCAGATGCGGTCCTGGATCCCGCAGCCCGCCCACCAGCCGTGGTGGCTGCTGCAGAACCTCTCCTCCGACCAGGCCCCGATCACCCAGCGGACGATCGACGCCCGGGCCGCCCTCGGCCGCCGAATCGCCGACCGGGCGCGGGAGTTGGGGATGACCCCGGCGCTCCCCGGCTACTTCGGCACCGTCCCCGCCGACTTCGCCGACCGCCACCCCGGCACCGACGTCGTCCCGCAGGGCACCTGGAACGGCTATCAGCGCCCCGGCTGGCTGGCCCCCACCGACGGCCTCTTCCCGGAGGTCGCCGCCGCCTACTACCGGCTCTCCGACCGCATCCTCGGCCCCAGCGGCATGTACAAGATGGACCCGCTGCACGAGGGCGGCGAACCCGGGAACGTGGACGTCACCGCCGCCGCCACCGCCGTCGAGCACGCCCTGCGCACCGCCCATCCGAACGCGGTGTGGGCCATCCTCGGCTGGCAGTCCAACCCCAAGCCGGCCGTGCTGACCGGGGTCACGGACAAGCGGAAGATGCTGATCGTGGACGGCCTCTCGGACCGCTACGCCACCTGGAACCGGGAACAGGACTGGCCCGGCGTGCCCTACGCCTTCGGCTCGATCTACGACTTCGGCGGGCACACCACCCTCGGCGCCAACCTGCAGGTCTGGCTGGACCGCTACTACGCCGCGCAGGCCAAGGCCGGCTCCGACGAGGCCGGAGTGGCGATCATGCCCGAGGGCTTCGACAACAACCCCGCCGCCTTCGAGCTCCTGGCCGAACTCCCCTGGCACAGCGGCTCCTTCGACCTGGCCGGCTGGCTGCGCTCGTACGCCCTCGGCCGGTACGGCAGCGACGCGGCCGCGGAGGCCTGGACCACCCTCGCGCGGACCGCGTACGCCGAGCCGGCGGACGGCTGGAGCGAGGCCGCGGACGGCCTCTTCGCCGCCCAGCCGAACCTCACCCCCCAGTCCGCGGCCACCTGGTCGCCGCACTACGTCCGCTACGACGCGAAGGCCTTCGCCCGGGCCCTCCCGCAACTGCTGGCCGCCGCGCCGAGCGTGGTGCAGCGCGGTCCGTACGCCTACGACCTGGCCGACGTGGCCCGGCAGGTGCTGGCCAACCGCTCGCGCACGCTGCTCCCGGAGATCGACGCCGCCTATCAGGCGAAGGACCTGGCCCGCTTCGACCTCCTGACCCGGGAGTGGCTCTCCCTCATCAAGCTGGACGACCGGGTCGTCGGCACCTCCCCCGACTTCCTCCTGGGCACCCGCTACGCGGCGGCGGCCACCCCCGAGCTGAAGTACGACCTGCTCAGCCTCTACACCGTCTGGGGCACCCGGGACGGCTGGGCGGCCGGGCTCGCCGACTACGCCAACCGGGAGTGGAAGGACCTCCTCGGCCAGTACTACGCCCCCCGCTGGGCCCTGTACTTCGGCACCCTGCGGACCGCCCTGACGAGCGGCGAGCCGCCGGCCGCCGTCGACTGGTACGCCTACGGCGACGACTGGGCCAAGGCCCCGCACACCTTCGCCACCGGCACCTCGGGCGACATCCGGGCGCTCGCCGGGGAGGTGGTCGGGGCGGCCGGCTGACCGGGATGTCAGACTGGGCGGGTGAGCAGCACAGACACCTTCCGCGACGCCGACCCGGGCTCCGAGCCGGGCTCCGGGCCGGGTTCCGAGCCGGGTTCCGCCCCGGGCTCCGAGCCCGGTTCAGGCTCCGGCTCCGGTTCCGACCCCCGGGACCTCTCGCCGCAGTACGTCCTGCCGCTGGTCGTGCGCGTGGAGAAGGACGCGCCCCCGGCGCACACCGACGCGCTGGAGGCGGCCGGCCGCGCGGTCCTCGCCCTGCTCACCGACGACCGCACCACCCGGGAGGACGGCGAGTGGCGGGCCGCCGTCGAGGCCTGGGAGGACGCCCGGATCCGCAAGGTGGTACGGCGGGCGCGCGGAGCCGAGTGGCGCCGGGCGGCCGCCCTGCCCGGACTCACCGTGACCGGCAGCGCCCAGGTCAACCCGGCGGAGGTCCGGGTCTACCCGCCGATCCCGCTGGACGGCTGGCCGAAGGAGCTGTCCAAGCTCCAGGTCTCCGGCACCGAGCTGGACGATCCGGCCGCGCCGGCCCCGCCGGAGCCGGGCACCCCGGTGCTGTGGCTGAGCCCGGAGGTGGCGATGTCCACCGGGAAGGCGATGGCCCAGGCCGGGCACGCGGCCCAGCTGGCCTGGTGGGCCCTGCCGGACCCGGAGCGCGAGCGCTGGGCCGCGGACGGCTTTCCGCTCGCGGTGCGCACCCCCGGCCGGGCCCTCTGGTCCCGGCTGCTGGCCTCCGGCCTGCCGGTGGTCCGGGACGCCGGCTTCACCGAGATCGCCCCCGGCTCGGCGACGGTCGTCGCCGACCACCCCGGGCTCGCCGCCCACCACCGCGGCGGCTGACCCGCCGCCACCAGCGGCTCGGCCCGCTGCGCGGAGCTTTCCGCTCCGCTTTCCGCGCGGACTCCGACGAACCGTCAATCCCGGTGTGACAGCGGCACTCTGGGCAAATTCCCCAGACCTGACAAACCGTCTGTGAACAGATCACAAATTCCAACGAATAACGAGCCGCCCCCTGTCGCCTGTCACACCGATTGCATAGCCTGTCGGGCGTCCGTCTCTCCCCGTCCGTCGTCGAGGTGTGTCCCCCATGCAGCCGCCTGAGCAGCAGCAACAGCCGCCGCAGCAGCCGCCGGTGATCCGCCGCAAATACGCCAGACGCCGACTGCGCGACCGCAAGGGGATCCGCAGGGCCCAGATCAGCGCGCGCGGGCTGCTGACCGGCGGCGCCGCCCTGATTCTCCTCGGCGGCTCGCAGGCCGGGCTCGCCTCCCTCGGCGGGCTGTCCGGCGCCCACCACGCCGACTCCTCGGCCTCCGCCGGGGGTTCGATCGACGGCGGCTCACCCGGTCTCGGCCCGATCACCCCGCCCGGCAGCACCTCCCTCGGCCCCACCCAGTCCCCCACCCCGGGCAGCTCGCCCTCCGGCCCGGGCGGCTCGGTGGTGGAGGGCGGCGCCTCGATACCCGCGATCGTGATGGCCGCCTACCTCAACGCCCAGCAGCGGCTCGCCGCTTCGCAGCCCGGCTGCCATCTGCCGTGGCAGCTGCTGGCCGCGATCGGCGAGGTGGAGTCCGGGCAGGCCGAGGGCGGGAACGTGAGCGCCGACGGCACCGCCCGCAGCCCGATCCTCGGCCCGGTGCTCAACGGCAACGGCTTCGCCGCCGTCCACGACGGCAGCGGCTGGGCCCGCGCCGAGGGCCCGATGCAGTTCATCCCCTCCACCTGGAGCACCTGGGGCGTGGACGGCAACGGGGACGGCAAGGCCGACCCGGAGAACGTCTACGACGCGGCCCTCTCCGCCGGCGACTACCTCTGCGCCGGCTCTCGCGACCTCAGCCGCCAGACCGACATGAACCGGGCCATCCTCGGTTACAACTACTCCTCGGCGTACCTCTCCTCGGTGCTGTCCTGGTACCGGTACTACAAGGACCACGGCGCGATACCCAACGGCGGCGTCGCCGGGGCCGGCGGCACGGGCGGGGCGAAGGGCGCCAAGACCAAGAGCAACCCGTACCTGGCCGGCGCCGGGCCCACCGCGACCGCCTCGCCTACGCCGAGCACGCCGACCGCCCCCGGGACGAAGGGCTCCACGGGCGGCTCCGCGGGGTCGGGGGTCACACCGGGCGGCGCGATCACCACGCGGCCGGGCGGGGGGTCTGGCTCCGGGTCCGGGACCGGCTCCGGCGGCACCTCGGGGGCGGGCGGCGGCGGCACCCCGTCCTCCCCGTCGCCCACCCCGTCCACCTCACCGACGAGCAGCAGCCCGAGCCCGTCCCCGAGCTGCACCAGCACCTCGCCGAGCCCGAGCCCGAGCCCCACGGGCTCGCCGTCCCCGTCGCCCACCTCCGGTGCGACGGCCGGCGCGTCGGCCTCCGCGTCCACCTCCACGTCCGCCACGGCCGGCGCCAGCGCCGACCCGTCCGCCTCCCCGAGCGACTCCACCTCGCCCACCCCGAGCCCCACTCCCACCTGCGCCTGAGTACCGACCGACCCGCCGACCGCCCGCCCGGACCGGCTTCCACTGGGTGAACGAGTCGTGGCATCCGCCGCGCTGACCGGAGACAATCAGCTGGCAGGCGCATCCCCGCCTGCGATCAGCCAGCCGGCCGGTCGGCCGTCGATCGGTCGGCCAGTCAGTCACCGAAGGAAGGCAGTCTCCGCATGGCGCAGCAGGTACGAGGCGTGGTGGCCCGGGGCAAGGGCGAGCCGGTCCGCGTGGAGACGGTGATCGTCCCCGATCCGGGCCCGGGCGAGGCCGTGGTGAGAATCCAGGCCTGCGGGGTCTGCCACACCGACCTCCACTACCGCGAGGGCGGGATCAACGACGAGTTCCCGTTCCTCCTCGGGCATGAGGCGGCCGGCGTGGTCGAGGAGGTCGGCGAGGGCGTCACCGGGGTCGCCCCGGGCGACTTCGTCATCCTCAACTGGCGTGCGGTGTGCGGGGAGTGCCGCGCCTGCCTGCGCGGGCGGCCGCAGTACTGCTTCAACACCCACAACGCGAAGCAGAGGATGACCGTGGAGGACGGCACCGAGCTGTCCCCCGCCCTCGGCATCGGCTCCTTCGCCGACAAGACCCTGGTGCACGCGGGCCAGTGCACCAAGGTGGACCCGGCGGCCTCCCCGGCCGCGGCCGGACTCCTCGGCTGCGGGGTGATGGCCGGCCTCGGCGCGGCGATCAACACCGGCAACGTCGGGCGCGGCGACAGCGTGGCCGTGATCGGCTGCGGCGGGGTCGGCGCGGCGGCGGTGGTCGGCTCCCGGCTGGCCGGCGCCGGGAAGATCATCGCGGTGGACATCGACGACCGCAAGCTGACGACCGCCGAGAGGCTGGGCGCCACCCACACCGTCAACTCCCGCTCCACGGACCCGATCGAGGCGATCCGCGAGCTCACCGGCGGCTTCGGCGCCGACGTGGTGATCGACGCGGTCGGCCGGCCCGAGACCTACCAGCAGGCCTTCTACGCCCGCGACCTGGCCGGCACGGTCGTCCTGGTCGGCGTGCCCACCCCGGAGATGGAGCTCAAGCTCCCGCTCCTGGACGTCTTCGGCCGCGGCGGCTCGCTCAAGTCCAGCTGGTACGGCGACTGCCTGCCGTCCCGTGACTTCCCCATGCTGATCGACCTCTACCGGCAGGGCCGGCTCGACCTGGACGCCTTCGTCACCGAGACCATCGCCCTGGACCAGGTCGAGGAGGCCTTCGACCGGATGCACCACGGCGACGTGCTGCGCTCGGTGGTGGTCTTCTGATGGCGGGCGCGGGCACGGGCGCGGGCACGGGCGCCTCCGGCGGCGGAGCGCGCATCGAACACCTGGTCACCTCGGGCCAGTTCACCCTGGACGGCGGCAGCTGGGACGTCGACAACAACGTCTGGATCGTCGGCGACGACTCGGAGGTCGTGGTCATCGACGCGGCCCACGACGCAGACGCCATCGCCGAGGCGGTCGGCGACCGGAGGCTCACCGCCATCGTCTGCACCCACGCCCACAACGACCACGTCAACGCCGCGCCGCAGCTCTCCGCGCGCTACGACGGCGCGCCGATCCTCCTCCACCTGGACGACCGCGTCCTGTGGAAGCAGACCCACCCGGACCGGGACCCGGACGGCTGGCTCTCCGACGGCCGCCGGATCGAGGTCGCCGGGGTCGAGCTGACCGTCCTCCACACCCCCGGCCACGCCCCCGGCGCGGTCTGCCTCCACGCCCCCGACCTGGACGCCCTCTTCACCGGCGACACCCTCTTCGCCGGCGGCCCCGGCGCCACCGGCCGCTCCTACTCCGACTTCCCCACCATCATCCACTCCATCCGCGACCGCCTC contains the following coding sequences:
- a CDS encoding lytic transglycosylase domain-containing protein codes for the protein MQPPEQQQQPPQQPPVIRRKYARRRLRDRKGIRRAQISARGLLTGGAALILLGGSQAGLASLGGLSGAHHADSSASAGGSIDGGSPGLGPITPPGSTSLGPTQSPTPGSSPSGPGGSVVEGGASIPAIVMAAYLNAQQRLAASQPGCHLPWQLLAAIGEVESGQAEGGNVSADGTARSPILGPVLNGNGFAAVHDGSGWARAEGPMQFIPSTWSTWGVDGNGDGKADPENVYDAALSAGDYLCAGSRDLSRQTDMNRAILGYNYSSAYLSSVLSWYRYYKDHGAIPNGGVAGAGGTGGAKGAKTKSNPYLAGAGPTATASPTPSTPTAPGTKGSTGGSAGSGVTPGGAITTRPGGGSGSGSGTGSGGTSGAGGGGTPSSPSPTPSTSPTSSSPSPSPSCTSTSPSPSPSPTGSPSPSPTSGATAGASASASTSTSATAGASADPSASPSDSTSPTPSPTPTCA
- a CDS encoding alpha-N-acetylglucosaminidase; the encoded protein is MAWRRRLAAVAAAIGMVMAGGSAAHGAAGHPRAAASGGTGAAASGGTSAAAGVLRRTIGARAAAQIHLSLVPGTAERFTLSGRPGDIEVAATTTSALTMGAGWYLKYVAHADVNIGGPAAPPVLPAELPAPAAPISESADARNRFVFNDTNDGYTDPNLSWSGWQRTLDVLALHGVNEVYVTVGAEAVYQQLFEEFGYSAAQMRSWIPQPAHQPWWLLQNLSSDQAPITQRTIDARAALGRRIADRARELGMTPALPGYFGTVPADFADRHPGTDVVPQGTWNGYQRPGWLAPTDGLFPEVAAAYYRLSDRILGPSGMYKMDPLHEGGEPGNVDVTAAATAVEHALRTAHPNAVWAILGWQSNPKPAVLTGVTDKRKMLIVDGLSDRYATWNREQDWPGVPYAFGSIYDFGGHTTLGANLQVWLDRYYAAQAKAGSDEAGVAIMPEGFDNNPAAFELLAELPWHSGSFDLAGWLRSYALGRYGSDAAAEAWTTLARTAYAEPADGWSEAADGLFAAQPNLTPQSAATWSPHYVRYDAKAFARALPQLLAAAPSVVQRGPYAYDLADVARQVLANRSRTLLPEIDAAYQAKDLARFDLLTREWLSLIKLDDRVVGTSPDFLLGTRYAAAATPELKYDLLSLYTVWGTRDGWAAGLADYANREWKDLLGQYYAPRWALYFGTLRTALTSGEPPAAVDWYAYGDDWAKAPHTFATGTSGDIRALAGEVVGAAG
- a CDS encoding MBL fold metallo-hydrolase, whose translation is MAGAGTGAGTGASGGGARIEHLVTSGQFTLDGGSWDVDNNVWIVGDDSEVVVIDAAHDADAIAEAVGDRRLTAIVCTHAHNDHVNAAPQLSARYDGAPILLHLDDRVLWKQTHPDRDPDGWLSDGRRIEVAGVELTVLHTPGHAPGAVCLHAPDLDALFTGDTLFAGGPGATGRSYSDFPTIIHSIRDRLLTLPPTTTVHTGHGPTTTIGAESPHLEEWIARGH
- a CDS encoding aminoacyl-tRNA hydrolase encodes the protein MSSTDTFRDADPGSEPGSGPGSEPGSAPGSEPGSGSGSGSDPRDLSPQYVLPLVVRVEKDAPPAHTDALEAAGRAVLALLTDDRTTREDGEWRAAVEAWEDARIRKVVRRARGAEWRRAAALPGLTVTGSAQVNPAEVRVYPPIPLDGWPKELSKLQVSGTELDDPAAPAPPEPGTPVLWLSPEVAMSTGKAMAQAGHAAQLAWWALPDPERERWAADGFPLAVRTPGRALWSRLLASGLPVVRDAGFTEIAPGSATVVADHPGLAAHHRGG
- a CDS encoding acyl-CoA dehydrogenase family protein, coding for MDLEFTAEQREFRAEARAWLADHVPARPLPSLETAEGFAAHRAWERELHTDRWSVVSWPVEFGGRGADILRWLVFEEEYYAAGAPGRVSQNGINLLAPTLFDHGTDEQRARVLPSMASGEVVWAQAWSEPEAGSDLASLRSTAERADGGWLLSGQKTWSSRAAFADRAFGVFRSEQGTAKPHQGLTYLMFDLCAPGVTVRPIGRLDGKPAFAELFLDRVFVPDADVIGEPGQGWRVAMSTAGNERGLTLRSPGRFLAAAERLRRLWESAGSPETWRDRVADAVAGARAYQLFTYANASRFAAGEAIGAESSLNKVFWSEYDIRLQETALELLGPEGELAEAPGGWAEDYTFALAGPIYAGTNEIQRDIIAERLLGLPKGRR
- a CDS encoding acyl-CoA dehydrogenase; this encodes MRFLLDAEQREFGQSVNGLLGAAGVPAAVRAWASGDHGPGRAVWSRLAGAGVFALAVPEAYGGVGRLPVEAVVAWVELGRHAVPGPVVETAAAAVLLAELAGPGGGDEGPAKEWLPRIASGEAAATLVGERYALDADAAELVLEATADGRLLARRPGSLAGPFASQDPARRLFRPSAGAGAASAASAGGTASATDAASAASAAGAAGAATGASQLAVGRRVSAAYRRAALWARLLTAAQSLGVARALLAQTVAYVGQRRQFGVAVGSFQAVKHRLADALIAVEFAQPLLYAAALSMDPAEVAMAKTACGEAGYTAARTALQLHGAIGYTEELDLSLWLRKARPLRDAWGSPAACRATALTRPPY
- a CDS encoding S-(hydroxymethyl)mycothiol dehydrogenase; the protein is MAQQVRGVVARGKGEPVRVETVIVPDPGPGEAVVRIQACGVCHTDLHYREGGINDEFPFLLGHEAAGVVEEVGEGVTGVAPGDFVILNWRAVCGECRACLRGRPQYCFNTHNAKQRMTVEDGTELSPALGIGSFADKTLVHAGQCTKVDPAASPAAAGLLGCGVMAGLGAAINTGNVGRGDSVAVIGCGGVGAAAVVGSRLAGAGKIIAVDIDDRKLTTAERLGATHTVNSRSTDPIEAIRELTGGFGADVVIDAVGRPETYQQAFYARDLAGTVVLVGVPTPEMELKLPLLDVFGRGGSLKSSWYGDCLPSRDFPMLIDLYRQGRLDLDAFVTETIALDQVEEAFDRMHHGDVLRSVVVF